In Curtobacterium sp. L6-1, a genomic segment contains:
- the hemC gene encoding hydroxymethylbilane synthase, which yields MTEAVADDPSTTAQDGPAPIRLGTRASRLAVAQSQDVADRLAKASGRPVELVTVTSEGDTNRASLASLGGTGVFASALREALVADEVDVLVHSLKDLPTAPYPGLTIGAVPKRADARDVLVARNGATVETLPEGAKVGTGSPRRVAQLKADRPDLDVVDIRGNIDTRLARVDDDLDAVVLAAAGLGRIGRLDAATELLDLGFWPSAPGQGALAVEIRADETDRNLLAALRKIEHAPTRLTVTAEREVLAKLEAGCSAPIGATAVVDAEMLLVSATVYSPDGSEYRTASHAAVLDGSAQDRLDDAVSVAGRVAAELLENGAAELADLPGTAGPGSDEPDSGYTAGPGLATPAE from the coding sequence GTGACCGAGGCCGTCGCGGACGACCCCAGCACCACGGCGCAGGACGGCCCGGCCCCGATCCGGCTCGGCACCCGTGCCAGCCGCCTGGCGGTCGCGCAGTCGCAGGACGTCGCCGACCGTCTCGCGAAGGCGTCCGGCCGTCCGGTCGAACTCGTCACGGTGACGAGCGAAGGCGACACGAACCGCGCCTCCCTGGCGTCCCTCGGCGGGACCGGCGTGTTCGCGTCGGCCCTGCGCGAGGCGCTCGTGGCGGACGAGGTCGACGTGCTCGTGCACTCGCTCAAGGACCTGCCGACCGCGCCGTACCCGGGCCTCACGATCGGCGCGGTGCCGAAGCGCGCCGACGCGCGTGACGTCCTGGTGGCGCGGAACGGCGCGACCGTCGAGACCCTGCCCGAGGGCGCCAAGGTCGGCACGGGCTCGCCGCGTCGTGTGGCGCAGCTCAAGGCGGACCGACCCGACCTCGACGTCGTGGACATCCGCGGCAACATCGACACCCGGCTCGCCCGTGTCGACGACGACCTCGACGCCGTCGTGCTCGCCGCCGCCGGACTCGGCCGCATCGGGCGCCTCGACGCCGCGACGGAACTGCTCGACCTGGGCTTCTGGCCGAGTGCGCCCGGACAGGGTGCCCTCGCCGTGGAGATCCGCGCCGACGAGACCGACCGGAACCTGCTCGCCGCGCTGCGGAAGATCGAGCACGCCCCGACCCGCCTGACGGTGACGGCGGAGCGCGAGGTCCTGGCGAAGCTCGAGGCCGGCTGCTCCGCGCCCATCGGTGCCACGGCCGTGGTCGACGCCGAGATGCTCCTCGTGTCGGCGACGGTCTACAGCCCGGACGGCTCCGAGTACCGCACCGCGTCGCACGCGGCCGTGCTCGACGGGTCCGCGCAGGACCGCCTCGACGACGCCGTCTCGGTCGCCGGACGCGTCGCCGCCGAACTCCTCGAGAACGGTGCCGCCGAACTCGCCGACCTGCCCGGTACCGCCGGTCCCGGGTCGGACGAGCCGGACTCCGGGTACACCGCCGGCCCCGGTCTGGCGACCCCGGCCGAGTAG
- the hemQ gene encoding hydrogen peroxide-dependent heme synthase encodes MSTDVPAPATTAAHETDPASGIDPNLLTAYALWAVFRRPVGAVQRGGDDAVAELDAVVAAGAERGVTVRGFYDVSGFRADADVMIWLHGDDAQAIQAVLRDVRRTALFVDAEPVWHAMAMHREAEFNKRHTPAFLRGKDPEAWITVYPFVRSYEWYLLPEDERSKMLRDHGIAGAKYRRVLTNTIASFALGDYEWILPLESPDLVDLVDLMRDLRYTEARMHVREEVPFYTGRRVTTAELPEVLS; translated from the coding sequence ATGAGCACTGACGTGCCCGCACCCGCAACCACCGCAGCACACGAGACGGACCCGGCATCCGGGATCGACCCGAACCTGCTCACCGCCTACGCACTCTGGGCGGTCTTCCGCCGCCCGGTGGGCGCCGTCCAGCGTGGCGGTGACGACGCCGTCGCCGAGCTCGACGCGGTCGTGGCCGCCGGTGCCGAGCGCGGTGTCACCGTCCGAGGCTTCTACGACGTCTCCGGCTTCCGGGCCGACGCCGACGTCATGATCTGGCTGCACGGCGACGACGCGCAGGCGATCCAGGCGGTCCTGCGCGACGTCCGCCGCACGGCGCTCTTCGTCGACGCCGAGCCGGTCTGGCACGCGATGGCGATGCACCGCGAAGCCGAGTTCAACAAGCGCCACACCCCCGCCTTCCTGCGCGGCAAGGACCCCGAGGCCTGGATCACGGTGTACCCGTTCGTCCGGTCCTACGAGTGGTACCTCCTGCCCGAGGACGAGCGCTCGAAGATGCTCCGCGACCACGGCATCGCCGGCGCGAAGTACCGCCGCGTGCTCACGAACACCATCGCCTCGTTCGCCCTGGGCGACTACGAGTGGATCCTGCCGCTCGAGAGCCCGGACCTCGTCGACCTCGTCGACCTGATGCGCGACCTCCGCTACACCGAGGCGCGCATGCACGTCCGCGAGGAAGTGCCCTTCTACACGGGTCGTCGTGTGACGACCGCCGAACTCCCGGAGGTGCTGTCATGA
- a CDS encoding ferrochelatase, which yields MTDTSMITNGQPVLAATAAAASGPEHVEVPTAYDAILLAGFGGPEGQDDVIPFLRNVTRGRGIPDERLEEVAHHYRHFGGVSPINAQNRALKAALEGELASRGIDMPVLWGNRNWEPYLEEAFTEASDKGYTKLIAIATSAYSSFSSCRQYREDYARVLDETGLIDTIQIDKIRQFFDHPGFVRPFVDGVRDGLARAIAENDGLDVATELQVLFSTHSIPSTDAARSGPDYRGFDEHGAYEAQHLAVGEVVLDQAWSELLEQPEHAHLQGTSKPAWKLVYQSRSGPPSQPWLEPDINDYMNEELKGGPTRAVLIVPLGFVSDHMEVMWDLDEEATETAGELGFWSLRTQTPGVDPAYVSGLVDLVLERVNGTPKADRPHLTDIGPWYDVCRPGCCENVRAGFKPAAAGVAP from the coding sequence ATGACCGACACCAGCATGATCACGAACGGACAGCCCGTCCTCGCCGCCACCGCGGCGGCGGCGTCCGGCCCCGAGCACGTCGAGGTGCCGACCGCGTACGACGCGATCCTCCTCGCCGGCTTCGGCGGGCCCGAGGGCCAGGACGACGTCATCCCGTTCCTCCGCAACGTCACCCGTGGCCGTGGCATCCCGGACGAGCGCCTCGAAGAGGTCGCGCACCACTACCGCCACTTCGGCGGCGTCAGCCCGATCAACGCGCAGAACCGCGCGCTCAAGGCCGCCCTCGAGGGCGAACTCGCCAGCCGGGGCATCGACATGCCCGTGCTCTGGGGCAACCGCAACTGGGAGCCCTACCTCGAAGAGGCCTTCACCGAGGCGTCCGACAAGGGCTACACCAAGCTCATCGCCATCGCCACGAGCGCCTACTCGTCGTTCTCCAGCTGCCGCCAGTACCGCGAGGACTACGCCCGCGTCCTCGACGAGACCGGCCTGATCGACACGATCCAGATCGACAAGATCCGCCAGTTCTTCGACCACCCGGGCTTCGTCCGCCCGTTCGTCGACGGTGTCCGCGACGGCCTGGCCCGCGCGATCGCCGAGAACGACGGCCTCGACGTCGCGACCGAGCTGCAGGTGCTGTTCTCCACGCACTCGATCCCGTCGACCGACGCCGCCCGCTCCGGCCCCGACTACCGCGGCTTCGACGAGCACGGCGCGTACGAGGCCCAGCACCTGGCCGTCGGCGAGGTCGTGCTCGACCAGGCCTGGTCGGAGCTGCTCGAGCAGCCCGAGCACGCGCACCTGCAGGGCACGTCGAAGCCCGCCTGGAAGCTCGTCTACCAGTCGCGCTCCGGCCCCCCGTCGCAGCCGTGGCTCGAGCCCGACATCAACGACTACATGAACGAGGAGCTCAAGGGCGGCCCGACCCGCGCGGTGCTCATCGTGCCCCTCGGCTTCGTGAGCGACCACATGGAGGTCATGTGGGACCTCGACGAGGAAGCCACCGAGACCGCCGGTGAGCTCGGGTTCTGGTCGCTCCGCACGCAGACCCCCGGCGTCGACCCGGCGTACGTGTCCGGTCTCGTCGACCTGGTGCTCGAGCGCGTCAACGGGACGCCGAAGGCCGACCGCCCGCACCTGACCGACATCGGCCCCTGGTACGACGTGTGCCGTCCGGGCTGCTGCGAGAACGTGCGCGCCGGGTTCAAGCCCGCGGCCGCCGGCGTCGCCCCGTGA